The genomic DNA TGATTTTAGGTGCCTAAAATCCATCTATTTATTGAACATATTCGTTTAAAAGCATAATTAGATACATGAACTCCATTTAGTGTACCCAGCTTAGTAAACACACCTTAGTGTATGCTCTTAGTGTAGATATAAATATAGAATGCCTGCCTTCAGCTTTACCAGCAGCTTTGCAGGAATAAGTCAAATTGATTTATAGGCTTTGCCTTTACTGTACGCGTACACAAAGAGGGCTGTTCCCAGGTCATGCAACCATGACTTAGGAACAGCCCTCTAATACAATTTCGTCGATTAAATCAAGCTAGTACCCGGTTCAGGAACGCCTGCGTCCGCTCATGCTGCGGATTTCCGAAAATTTGCTCCGGCGTGCCGGACTCGATGATTTCGCCGTCGGCCATGAACAGGACGCGGTCGGCCACCTCCCGGGCAAAGCCCATTTCATGCGTCACGACGATCATCGTGATCTGCTCTCCGGCCAAACGCTTCATAACCTGCAGCACTTCCCCCGTCAGCTCGGGGTCAAGGGCCGAAGTCGGCTCGTCGAACAGCAGGATCTCCGGGTTCATCATCAGAGCGCGGGCGATGGCTACCCGCTGCTTCTGGCCTCCAGAGAGACTGGACGGGTAGACGTCCGCCTTATCGGCCAAGCCGACCTTGTCGAGCAGCTCCAGGCTCATCCGGGATACTTCTGCTGCCGACATTCCCTTAACCAGCTTCGGCGACAGCTCCAGATTTCCCTTCACTGTCAAATGCGGAAACAGGTTGAAATGCTGGAACACCATGCCCATACGTGAGGTAATCGCCTTGATCTGCTGGGCATTGGAATATGCCCCGTCGCGAACGAGATATTGATCACCGATCCGGATACTGCCGCCGTTCGCCTCTTCCAAATGAACCAGGCTGCGCAGCATCGTCGACTTTCCTGAGCCGGAGGGGCCGATGACGGCTACGACTTCGCTTGGATTCACGCTGAAGGAGATGTTTTTGAGCACCTCAAGCTGGCCGAACACTTTTTTCAAATTGTTAATTTCAATGATTGCCATAGCTAGACAGTCCTT from Paenibacillus woosongensis includes the following:
- a CDS encoding amino acid ABC transporter ATP-binding protein; this encodes MAIIEINNLKKVFGQLEVLKNISFSVNPSEVVAVIGPSGSGKSTMLRSLVHLEEANGGSIRIGDQYLVRDGAYSNAQQIKAITSRMGMVFQHFNLFPHLTVKGNLELSPKLVKGMSAAEVSRMSLELLDKVGLADKADVYPSSLSGGQKQRVAIARALMMNPEILLFDEPTSALDPELTGEVLQVMKRLAGEQITMIVVTHEMGFAREVADRVLFMADGEIIESGTPEQIFGNPQHERTQAFLNRVLA